From the genome of Nitrospirota bacterium:
CCTTTTGGCAACATTAATGGTTAAAAAACTTTAGACGGAAAGCATAGGTAACTTTTATCATAATATAAAAGCACATGTCAAGGAGTTTTTTGCGTGCAAAAAAACAGGCCTTCCGAATGGAGTCTTTTTACCTTCTTACAATATAATACAGCACCATGACCCCACCGAAGATTGTTGAAAACATGCCGACCCTCGCCCTCACTACAACCTCGTTGAATTCAGTATCAGGCGGAACGCTGAGCTGGTAATATCCGTAAATTATAAGGAAGACACCCAATACCCCTGTTATTGTTGCGAGGATAACCCTGGTCATATGCAGTCAAAAAACAAGGGGCGATTTTCTCGCCCCTGACTAAATTTATTTTTGTTGGTAAATTATTGTTTACCGTTTTGCGTCAAAGTAGTAAACGAGAGCATTTATAGTGGTGCTCCATGCTGTAGGAGTAGGTGTAGCTGCATAAAACGCTTCCCATTCCGTATCAGTAATTGTGCCTGGTGCAGCAGTACCCCCAACTACCTGCCCATCTGTTCCATCGGAAGTACCATCAATGGCAACGTCAAACGCTTCAATATATATTAATTGTTCGCTGGTAAAATCAGTGCATGTAGCATCACTGCAGATAATTATTAGGTTTTTGCCTGCATCAGAGCCTGCATCAGTTCCGAAAAAGATCTTAAATGCGTAAGGACCCATTGTTATAGTGTTTACTGGTGTGCCGCCGCCTTCATATGGCGGGTTTATAAAAGAAGCGCCAGTTATATCTGTCTTAACATTGCCATCGCCTATTTTCCCATCCTTATCAGTGTCGCCTGCAAACCTGCCTTTCCTATCCATATAAGTCCATTGTGAAATTTCCCAGGCTTTCCCAGCATTTACAAACTTTTTTGACCTTGCGTTTGCTATCAAGTCCTGTCCTTTAAGCACAGCACCTATGATAACGCCAATAATCACAAGGACAATTGCCAGCTCCACAAGCGTAAAACCCGCTTGCTTAAAATGCGCTTTTGTCATCTTTCCTCCTTTAAAAATGGGTTTTTGAAAATAAAAATTTTCACCCCCCGCCTCTAATTAATTATTAAATCACAAAACATACTGCATGTCAAGCAATATTACATTAAAATAAACTTTAGTCTTATTTGTCTATTAAAGATACAGATTGAAAATATCATTTTTTTATGTAATAATTTTTTAATGAGCATTATTTATATAGCCCTTCTTTCATTTGCATCCATTTTTCTTGTAGTAAAAACCCGGACAGCTCCGACTTCGCACTATAGAAATATTTTTTGGGCGCTTGCATCCGCTGTTATTATGAAGGCAAGCGCCTGTATCACAGGCTATCAGGCCTTTACCATCAACCTCCCTATCTATCAGTATGCGCTTATTGATAATTTCAGCACCTTGTCTGCTGTTGTTTCAAATATATTCCTATTTCACTTTGGCATAAGTATTCTTACGCAGAAAGTGAGAACAATAATAGATTATAAGGTGTTTCCCATAGTCCTCTTTGCCGGCTACATAATGCTTTATATTTCAGGCGTAATTGACACTGCTGCGCTAAATTCAACCAGCAAACTCAGCTTTGGCTATAACGGCGCAATACTGGGGTGCGTGGGCTGTGTCAATTTATATTATGAAAAGAAGAAAACACAAGAAAAAGGCAATGCATTATACGGATTGCTGCTCCTCGGGTTAGGGCTTTTCACTTATGCGGCAACAGAGGGCATACTGTCATTAAGCATATTCCCGAAAACCACTATAGATGTGCTCAATATCCTTTCGGCAGGCATGATTGCAGTGTCATCTTTTACAGTGACGGATTTAATGAAGGAGCACAGGGGGAAAATAGGATTCGTCTAAAAAAATCCTGCATCGTGAATCTTGAATCCTGGATCTTTTTTTATTACGGTCTTCCCACGGAGTAATAGATAAACCCTGCCTTTCTTACTTTGGCAGGTTCATAAATATTTCTCAGGTCAAAGAAATAGTTCCCACTAACAAGGGTTTTTATCCTGCCGATGTCCAGGTTTCTGAATTGATTCCATTCGGTGGCTATGATAACGGCATCTGCGCCCTTTACCGCATCATAAGAGTCTTTGCAATAGGTAAGTTTAGGAAATATTTCCATTGTATCCGGCATTGCGGCAGGGTCATACGCCCTTATCTTTGCGCCTTCCTTAAGCAGCCTGTTTATAATAAAAAGCGACGGAGCCTCTCTGATGTCATTAGTATTCGGCTTAAAGGAAAGCCCCAAAAGGCATATGGTCTTTCCCTTTAAAATACCAATGGTATTTTTAATCTTTTTTGCCATTTTTTCTTTCTGGTTTTCGTTGACAATAGTTACTGCCTTTACAAGGTCCAGGCAGACATTGTTTTCTTTTGCTATCTGAAGGAGTGCAAGCGTGTCTTTGGGGAAACACGAACCCCCGTATCCCGGACCTGCGTGCAGAAATTTTGGGCCTATCCTGCGGTCAAGCCCCATGGCCTTTGCAACCACCTGAACGTCTGCGCCGACTGACTCGCACAGATTTGAAAGTTCATTTATAAAGGAAATCTTGGTTGCAAGGAATGCATTTGATGCGTATTTTATAAGCTCTGCAGTTTTAACATCCGTAATGACAACCGGCGTTTCAATCAGGTACAGCGGTCTGTAAAGGTCTTTCATTATGGCTATTGCCTGAGCGCTGGAGGCCCCGATGACAACCCTATTGGGCCGCATGAAATCCTCAATCCCTGCGCCTTCTCTCAGAAATTCAGGGTTTGAAACTATATCAAAATCAATATGCTCCCTTAAGTTTTTTGAAATAATCTTCCTGAGTTTTTCTCCTGTGCCTACGGGAACCGTGCTTTTTGTCACAACCACTTTATAGCTTTTCATGTGTTCGGCAATTTCTTTTGCAACCTCTTCAACATGCCGCATATCTGCGGAGCCGTCCCCGCGCGGGGGCGTGCCCACTGCAATAAATATTACAAGCGAGTGCTCAATAGTCTCAGCAATGCTTGTTGAAAAATGTATGCGGTTTGCCTTGATGTTTCTCTGAAGAAGTTCCTCAAGCCCCGGTTCATAAAAAGGCACTATACCTTTTTTAAGAGATTTTATCTTTTTTAAGTCCTTGTCCACGCAGGTGACATCCATACCAAACTCTGCAAAGCAGGCGCCGGTGATAAGCCCTACATATCCGGTTCCGATAACGCAAATGTGCATATTAGCCTCCTATTTTTTAAGAAATCAGTAATCTCCGATAAAAAATTAACACATCGTCTGTCATTGTCGTGAAAATAGTGCCTGTCATTCCGTGCTTGACACGGAATCCAGATATGAAAAGCGACTGGATACCTGCTTTCGCAGGTATGACGATGGACAATACTCCAAAATTTATCAGGATTTAGTAGTCAGTACTTTGCATTTTCATCAGCTTAAAATACTTATTAAACGTATAACGCGAATAAAGACAGGCTAATATTATGCCATAAATGCCGTCAAGTATGCCTAACTGCAGAAAAAACATCCTGATAAATGTTACAGGCGGACGGAAGATGATATCAAGGATATTTGCCCTTCTGCCCTTTTTAAAAAGCTCTTGTGCGGCAAGCGTTGAATACCTCTCCATCCTCTTTAAATAATCGGCAATATCTTTGTAGGTATAATGCACCAGAGGATTTTTCAAATATCCCGTGCCGCCGCTGATTTTCACTGCCTCATGCACCTCGCGAGGTTCAAACGAGCCTTTTCCTTTTCTAAAAAGCCTCAAGGTATAATCAGGCCGCCAGCCGCCGTGCTTAATCCATTTTTTTGCGAAGTAGTTCTTCCGCGGCACATAGTAACCGTCCACACTTTCCCTTGTATCATCTAAGGAAGTGCCGGGAAGGGTGAGAGGTGAGGGGTAAGGTAAAGTCTGTACAATACTACTAATCTCTTCTTTTAAAGCTGGAGTCACCCGCTCATCCGCATCCAGCACAAAGACCCACGGATGCGTTGTAAGGTTAACGGCTTTTTGCTTTGTATCCGCAAAGCCGGTCCATTCTAAAGTAAATACTTTATCTGTGTACTGCCTGCATATCTCCTGCGTCCTGTCCGCGCTTCCCGAATCAACGACAACAATCTCATCCGCCCACCTGACGCTTTCAAGGCAGTCTTTGATGTTTTCCTCTTCGTTAAATGTAATTATGGCGACTGAAAGCATGGTAACTAATACTTCCCTTCCGTAAGTTTTACAATAATACTGCCTATCTTAATCTTGCTTTTTACCATGACAGGGACTTTCCTGTCATCATCAGTAAGCCAGATGAGTATTTCTCCCTTTCTCATAAAAATACCCTCGGACTGAAGCAGGGGTTTAATGACAATAGTATTAAATTCGCCTGCAGGGACAGTTATCCGCTCCCTCTTTAAAACCTGTACCTCAACATTCCAGAGTTTTTTATTGTCAAAGATGTCAAGATACTCAGAGCGGCCTACCTGAAGCGGTCTCTTTCTTATCTCATAAAACGCAGATAAGGGGTCAAATGCCTGCTTTTCCAGATTGAACGCCAGCATTTCATTATCAACCTTATTCTGATAAATGACTTTCTGTGATTTGCTCCCCTGTTTATTTTCAAAGTGTGTTTCCCGCTCCCTTCTGTGCCGCCCTTCCGTAAGGTTTATTTTATAATTTTTCGGGTATCCGGAAACGCCGGGATAAAGAGTGCTTTGCGCAATGTCTTCAACACGGTAAAACACCGATATAAAATCTGCGGACTCTGCCCGTGATGTAATCGTAATGCCTTCAGCGCTATTGTTGGTTTCAAGATATGCATTGCCTGCCTTAATCCCTGACCAGTGTATAGTGTAAATGAGCTTCTCGGGGACTAACGGGGCAGCATCTGCCTTTAGAGGAAAGAACGCGGAGCACAGAGCAAAGACCATAGAGCACAGAACACAGAACACAGAATACAGACAATAGGAAATATTTTTTGTATTTTTAAATCTGTGCTCTGGATTCTTGGTTCTGTGTTCTCTCAAAAGTATTTCCTTATTTCCTCAAATACCATTTCTACGCTTAGTTTACTCATGCAAAGAGGCTCTTTGCATTTTTTTTTAAAACACGGACTGCACGGAACAGACGCCCTCAACACCTTCAGATTTCTATTCCCCTTCCAGCCGTAGGGCCCGGTCTTCTCAGGGTCTGTCGGGCCAAACAGCGCAATTATAGGTATTCCCAATGCCGCCCCTATATGCATGGGGCCCGAATCATTGCTGACCAATGCCTTTGCGCCGGAAATAAGGGCGGATAGTTCTTTCAGACCTGTTTTACCGCAGAGATTAATTCCCTTGCCGCCGGAGGCAGCCGTTATCTTTTCGGCAATATTTATGTCTGCGCTGCTGCCCGTAATAATGCACGGTGCAGAAAGTTTTGATATAAGCAAACCGAAATTCTCAGCAGGCCACATCTTTGTCTGCCATCGGGCAGACGGCGCAATGACTATATATTCTTTTTCTTTGATGCCGCCCAAAAGTTTTTTTACTCTCTCTCTTGCCTCATTATCAATGTAAAGCGGAAACTCAATCTTTTCTGTGCTCTGTGCTCTGTGCTCTGTGTTCTGTGCTTTCTGTATTGCCTTTGCAACCTCAAGATTCTTATCCACGGCATGAATGCTCAGCTCAACCCCGACCTTTTTGTTGTAAAAAAACCGGCTTCCCTCCCGCGCATTTTCAAAGCCGATTTTTAACCGAGCCCGGGCAAAAAATGTTATAAGCCCGCTTCTTAAAAGCCCCTGCAAATCAACTGCCATATCAAAATGTTTTGACCTTAGTGTTTTTCTGAGGGCATTTATCTCATGAATGGCATTTGAAAAATTTTTTAATGAAATGTTCTGCTGCCATGAATCCTTGTCAAAGACGATTAACTCATCAATCAATGGATTCCCGGCAAGGATTCCTTCGTTATTTTTGCTGATTATCCATTCAACGTGTGCGTCAGGAAAAGCGTTTTTAAGGACTTTTAAAAACGGCAGGGCGTGTATGATATCGCCTAAAGAGCTTGGCTTTATGATCAGGATGTTCACGGCTCTATCCCGTATTCTTTAATCTTCGTGAGCAGGGTCTTATAGCTGACATCAAGCAATTCAGCGGCCTTGCTTTTGTTGTTATTCGTATCCTTCAATGCCTTTCGGATTCTCTTTGATTCTGAAATCCTGAGCGCCGCCTTTGCAGCATCTTCAAGCGTGCCGTCCAAAGGGATTTCAGAAATCTCCGCACTTTCAGGCAGGAGCCTTAAATGCTCCGGTTTTATTTCACTGCCGTCACTGAGTATCAGCGCTCTCTCTATGATATTTTCAAGCTCCCTTACATTGCCCTTCCACCGGTAGTCTATAAGCACATCCATGGCCCCGGGCGCAATAGTTTTTTCTTTTATCTTCATTTCTTTTGAATATTTGGACACAAAATATTTTGCAAGCAGCGGGGTATCATCCCGGCGTTCCCTTAGCGGAGGAATTGTTATGGGAAACACATTAAGCCTGTAATATAGGTCTTCCCTGAATGTTTTTTGCGCAACGGCGTCTTCAAGGTTTTTGTTGCTTGCGGCAATTATCCTCACATCAACCTTAATCGGTTTTGTGCCGCCGACCCTTTCAATTTCTCCTTCCTGCAAGGTCCGCAGAACCTTTGACTGTAAAGAAATGTCCATCTCGCCGATCTCATCAAGGAACACAGTTCCGTTATTTGCAAGTTCAAACTTGCCTAACTTTTTTTCCGCTGCGCCTGTAAATGAGCCTTTTTCATGTCCGAAAAGTTCTGACTCAAGGAGCTCCCTCGGTATGGCCGCACAGTTAATCGGCACAAAAGGATGTTCCTTTCTCGGACTGAGTGTATGAATCGCCCTTGCAAAAAGCTCTTTGCCTGTGCCTGATTCACCGAGCAGAAGCACTGTTGTTTTTGCCGGCGCAACTTTCTGTATGCTGCCAGCCGCGTCAAGCATCACCCGGCTTTTGCCTATTATCTTCGGGACGCTGAGGCGGGCTGAGAATTCGTCCCTGAGCAGTAAATTCTCCGTGACCAGCCTCTGATTTTCAAGAGCCCTTTTTATAAGAAGAATGAGATAATCGGTATCAAGGGGCTTTGTCAGAAAATCATAGGCGCCGAGCTTCATGGCATTAACGGCAGTTTCAACAGAGCCGAAGGCGGTCATGACAATTACGGGAATCAAGGGGTTTTCCTCCCTTGACGCCTTGAGGACCTCAATGCCGTCTTTCTTTGGAAGCTTCAAATCAGTGATAACGGCATTTAACGAAGTATCTTTGATTCTCTTTATCCCCTCGGCGCCGTCTTTTGCAATTACAGCCTCAAAACCCTCTGTTTCAAGGGTTTCCTTAAGCATCTGGGCCATTGAGTCCTTGTCTTCTACTATCAGAATTTTTTGCATAGTTTTAGCGCGGCAACACTAAATTTTAAAAGATTATGATGCATACTTTCACAATCTTAAAAACTCTGCCGGGCTTAATATTTTTACACCTTCATATTCCTTGATAGGCAGCAAATGATTCCTGTCACCTGTAATAATATAAGAGGCGTTTGAGGCAACTGCGCATTCAATGATTTTATTATCGGCCGGGTCTTCATTCACTATGGAAAGCGTAATCTCGGGATTTACAATAATTGCAATCCCTCTGATATACCTTATTGCCTCGGCAGCCTGTTTATCCATCCAGTGAAATTTTTCCCGCAGGACAGACCTTATCTTGCTTAAAATCTCCTTTGAAACAACTATGTCAAAAAGCCCCTGGCTTACAAGCTTTAATATCTCCTCGCACTTGCCGGCAAAGAGCATAGCAGAGATGTATACATTTGTATCAAGGACAACCTTCAATTTGATTTCCTGCGGTAGGCGTGGATTAGCTTGTCAACATCTTCCTCCGTAGAAAGGCCTGACCCCTGTGCTGTTTTCATGCCCCACTGCCGTATCTGCTGCCAACGTTTGTCATTGATATATTTCCGTAAAGCCTCCCTGAAAAGTTCACTCTTCGTGCGTTTTTCTTCTTTGGTGAGTTTGTCCACCTCTTTTAACATTTCCGGCGGTATGGATAAAGTCATGACTTTTGTGGTTCGCATGTATAGCCTCCTTAGTATTTCTTAGTATTACTTTAAAACACAAGGAAAATTTTTGCAATACTGAAACTTTCTGATAGATTAACATACATTTTATCTCAAAATATAAGATAGATGAAATCGCAAAAAAGAATAAACTTAAAAAAGAATTTGAACATAATATGTATATTGATTCTTTTGCAGGTTAGTTATTTTTTAACGGCGGTGGGTGATTCTAAACTTTGCAGCGCATTCAATAAATCCGTCCACCCATTCCTTTGATCCTAATGCATGAAGGTGAGTGTAAGTAGCAAGGACATTTTTATAGCAAAGTCCGTCTTTGCCGTCTTTAATTCCGTGCCCGCGCCTCATGCGGAACACCATTGATGCTTTAGCGCCGTTTAGTTCAAGGACCTTTGAATAATGAAACTCATGCCCTTTAAGACTACAGCCTTTGGGAAAAAACGGATTCTCTTTTTTGACCTCTATAATTGTATAGCCATGTGCCTGCGGCTTCTTCTCCATGCCGAAAACTACGGGCAAAACCCCAGCCATTGGATAAGTCTTATTACCCATGATAATACTCTTTCCTAAATACATCAGCCCGCCGCATTCAGCATACACAGGAAGCCCGTTTTCAACTGCACTGCAAAGGGATTTTTTAAATGCAGTATTCCCTGCAAGGGCTATTGCATGAGTCTCAGGAAAGCCGCCGCCTATGTAAAGCGCATCAATATCAAGAAGTTTTTTCTCTTTAATGGCGCTGATTTCTATCAGCTTTACCCCGCGTCTTTCAAGCTCTTCAAAGTTCTCAGGATAGTAAAACTGAAAGGCAGAATCGCGGATGATGCCGATTCTTAGATAGGGCTTAGGGGTTAGTGTTTGGGGATTGGCTTTATTTCCTTCGCTAATCCCTAATCCCCATCCCTTGAACCCTTGAACCCTTGAACCCTTGAATCCGGTCTTTATCGGTTTTGCACTTTTTGCAATTTTCCATATCGCGTTCAGGTCAAGATATTTTGAGCCTATTTCCGCAAGCCTTGAAATGGATTTCTTAACTGCTGAGTGTTCCTGAAAAGGAACCAGCCCCATATGCCTCTCAGGAAACGGCTCTTCCTTCAGTTTCGGTATGGCTCCAAGCACAGGTATCCTGCAATTTCTGCTTATTGCCTTTCGTATCAGTAATTCCTGCCGTTTGTTGGCGATATTATTCAGGACAACTCCCCTGACATTAACCAGCGGATCTAATTTCTGACATCCTAAGACTATGGCTGAGACAGTGCTTGTCGCCTTTGTGCAGTCAATTATAAGTATCACCGGAGCATTCAGCAGCTTGGCTAATCCGGCAGTGCTGTAAGTGCCTTCAGAGTCAACGCCGTCATAAAGCCCCCTGTTGCCTTCAATGACTGCAATATCGGTATCTGCTGTGTGGGATAAAAAAGACTGGAGGACCTTTTGCCGGGGCATCATGAAAAGGTCCAGATTGAAGCAAGGCCCGCCGGCCGCTTTCGCCAGCCAGCCGGCATCTATATAATCAGGGCCCTTTTTAAACGGAGTTACTTTTAAACCCTGCCTGCGAAACAATGCGGCAAGGCTCAATGACAAGATGGTCTTCCCGCTGCTTCCGCGAAGGGCGGAAATGACTACCCTCGGAATAAAAAATTTAGACATATAAAAAGAAATGAGAATTGAGACGCAACAGTCAGAACGTTTTTCTTATTTTTTAATTCTCATTTCCTGTTTCTTATTTCCCGCTTATTTCTTAGAGAAGCCCTTTTTCCTTAAGGTACTCTTCGCTCGGAATCTCTACTGAACTGGCGCCTCCACCGTAAGAATACATGAGCTTCCCGACGTCTATCATTTCCCTAAGGGCTTTTTTAACCTCGTCTCCGGGCACGCCTGTTTCTTCACCCACGCCCTTCCAGACGTCTTTTTCCTTCAGTTTCTTCTTGCCCTTGTACTTCTGCATATACTCAAAAATCTTATTTTTTAATTCTTCCTTTTCCATAATTCCACCTCTCTTAAATGGGGTTTTGGGGGTGGGGTTTGGGGGTTAGTTCCAGTCTGGGTAATCCCTAACCCCTAATCCCTAATCCCTGTTATATTTACCACTTAAACGCCGGTGTGCTTCTCATCGTTTCTCTCATGAATGTGAAGTCGTCAATATGCTGGAATGTGAATTCAATGCCCGTGAGCTTAAAAAACTTTTCCCAGCCGATTCTGTCAATCCATTCTCCGACCCTTTCATGCTTCCTTGCATGCTTTGCATAGGTCTCAAGGATGTTCTTTACTGCCGCAATAATCTTCGGCCATCTCGGCGGCTCGTTGTAGAAGAACGGAATGGCAAGCTTGGAGAATTTAGGGGCGCTCCTTAAACTGCCGATTTTCCCGCCGACAACTATTGCAACGCCGTCGCTTTCCGGGTTGTGAATGTCAATTGCCGGACAGACTGTGAAGCAGTTTCCGCAGTACATGCACTTTTCCTCATTAATCTTCACGCTCTTTTTTGCCGGGTCTGGGCTTATGGCCCTTGTCGGACAGGAGGCTATGACCGTTGGTATTTCACAAATCTTGCCTACTCTCTCATGGTCAATCGGCGGAACCTTGGTGTGAAGCGCAACCAATGCAATGTCAGAGCAGTGGACGGCGCCGCACATATTGACGCAGCATGCAACCGCAAGCCTGACTTTGTTTGGAAGCTCTTTTGTCGTGAAATATTCGTAAAGTTCATCCATCATTGCCTTAACCAGTCCTGAGGCGTCTGTGCATGCGCTGTGGCAGTGCACCCATCCCTGAGTATGGACAACATTGCTTATTCTCGGGCCGATGCCTCCGATTGTATAGCCCTTGGCTTTTAATTCCTTTTGTATGGGCTCAACATTCTTCTCATCTGATATCAGAAACTCAACATTGTTCCTTGATGTAAAGCGGAGATAACCACCGCAAAATTTATCGGCAATATCGCTTATTTCGCGTATGGTGTCCGTGCTTAAAATCCTCGGCGAGGCAACCCTTACGGTCCATATCTTATCCCCGCCTTCCGCAACATGAACCATCAAGCCGGGATTTAATACCTCATGATATTTCCACTTGCCGAGATTCTTTTTGATTACCGGCGGCAAAAACTGCTCATAATGAGGCGGTCCTATATCTGTTTTTCTCTGTGGCAATGACATTTAAGTTATCCTCCTTTTAAAAATTTTATATTTTAATATTTGCCTTTTTTGTAAACTTTTTCAAAATCCTCATCCTTAAAGAAGATGAACGGATCTTTCCTCGGCCATTTAACCTGAGCCGGGCTTGGCGGAACGCCGATAGCCTCAAGAAAGGACCTCATGCCCTTGATCTCAATAACCTCGCCGATTCTCTCTCTGGGTTTTGAATTCTCATCCCACCACTCAATCATCTTGCGGATTAATTCCTTCAATTCCTTATACGGCGGCTCAAGCTTTATAAACGGCACGATGACCCATGAAAGGAGTGAGCCGACAACAATCGGAGCCTTGCTGCCCATCAGAAGGGTTGCGCCCCTCTCACCGCTCGGCCTGAGAGCCTTTGTCATCTTGGCAATGCAGTGCATGCATCTGGAGCATTCCGCATCGTCAATCTTCATTTCCTTGCCGTCGTAAGAAATGCACTGAGTAGGACACATATTTACAATCTCTGCATTGATGTTCATGCCTTTTTTGGCATAATTCTGCACCTCTGCCTGGTCAATTTGTATCTTGCCTTTCCATGTGCCTATGATGGACAGGTCGGCGCGTGCAATAGCTGCGACACAATCAACTGCGCAGCCTGAAGTCTTTATCTTAAATTTATACGGGAACGCCGGCCTGTGAAGCTCGTCCTGAAATTCCTGTGTAAGCTGGTAGTTGATTTCAAGGGAGTTTATGTTCGCCCATTCGCAACGCGCAGGTCCTATACAGCAGCTCGGCGTCCTCATTGCAGAGCCTGAGCCGCCTAAGTCCCATCCGCGCGATGAATACTCGGCAAATATTGCCTCAAGGCTCTCGGTGTCAGTGCCTAAAAGCACTAAATCGCCTGTTGAGCCGTGAATGTTTGTAAGACCGCTTCCGTATTTATCCCATATGTCGCATATTTCCCTTAATGCCTTTGTCGTATAGAACCAACCGCTCGGCTGATTTATTCTGACTGTATGAAAGAATTTTACGCCCGGAAACTCCTCAGGCAGAGAAGAGTATCTTCCGATAACTCCGCCTCCATAACCTAAAACGCCGACGATACCGCCGTGCTTCCAGTATCCGCGCCTGGTCCTGTAGGATTTTTCCACCTGCCCGAGTGTGTCATTGGCAGTTTCGCTTCTTACCGCCGCCTTTTCAATCTCCTTTACAAAGCTTGGCCAGGGCCCTTTTTTCAGTTCGTCCAACAATGGGGTCTCATGTTTTTTCTTGCTCATCCCTTCCTCCTTTTTTATTTTACAGCCTGGATTTTTATTAAAACTTATAATGTTATCTGAGATTCAGCGTTATTGCAGAAAAGAATTCCCCTCTTCTGAAAAAATTAATGATTTTGCCCTTCAGATGGAATTGAAGACATAGCAAAATTTTGTTTATAATATTCCCATTAATGCAAAGAGGTCAAATTAAAAAATTTAATTCTAAAATCATATCTGCTTATCATTAAAGGTCGCCTCATCCCCTTGTTTTCCTCATTTCTTTATCCCGGACAGAAGCTTAGTTGTTAAGACACTGCGTTTTCTGATAAAATCCTGAAATGGTGATAAGCGGCAGGAAGCTCTTCCATGCTGCAATTGTCTTATTCTGGATAGCCGTAATGGCGCTGTTGATATACCGTCACGCCCCTATAAAAGGCATGGGCATAGCAGCTCACACCGTACTGCCTGAAAGCGCCCAGAGGTGGATGGGGGCCTATCTAAAGGGGCAAAAGATTGGTTACACGTCAAGCAGTCTTTACAGGGATGTGGACGGCTACAGTGCATACGAAGAAATACACCTGCGGCTAAACGTCCTCGGCACAGAGCAGGACATCCGCACAAAAACATACGTATCCATATCTCCAGAACTCAAGGTGCGTTCATTTAGGTTCTCCATGAATTCAGGGAAAGGCATTGAAATAAAAGGTAAATTTACAGGAAAAACTCTTAATCTTGATATTGAAACAGCAGGCAATAAGACTGCACAGACTATGGAACTTGCCGAAGAGCCTCAGATGAGCCTTACAATTCTGCCTTATCTTATTAAGGAGGGATTTAAAAGCGGTGCAAGTTTTAAATTCCCGGTTTTTGACCCGGCAACCATGGGTATTCAGGATATGCTCATAGAAATTGCCGGCAGGGAAAAAATCACGATTTCCGGCAAAGAAGTTACTGCATTTAAAATCAGGGGCGATCTGCAGGGGATTCGCCTTTTAATGTGGGTTGATGAAAACGGCAATGAACTTAGAGAGGAAAGCCCTATAGGTTTTACGCTCATAAGCGAATCCAAGGAAGAGGCGACAAGGGCTGTAATCAATGCACCCGACATAATTCAGCAGGCGTCAGTGCCGTTTAATCTTACACTGCCTCCCCGGGTTTCTTATCTGAAAATCAGGCTGAGAGGCATTGACTACAAAGGGCTTGAACTGAC
Proteins encoded in this window:
- the dsrA gene encoding dissimilatory-type sulfite reductase subunit alpha encodes the protein MSKKKHETPLLDELKKGPWPSFVKEIEKAAVRSETANDTLGQVEKSYRTRRGYWKHGGIVGVLGYGGGVIGRYSSLPEEFPGVKFFHTVRINQPSGWFYTTKALREICDIWDKYGSGLTNIHGSTGDLVLLGTDTESLEAIFAEYSSRGWDLGGSGSAMRTPSCCIGPARCEWANINSLEINYQLTQEFQDELHRPAFPYKFKIKTSGCAVDCVAAIARADLSIIGTWKGKIQIDQAEVQNYAKKGMNINAEIVNMCPTQCISYDGKEMKIDDAECSRCMHCIAKMTKALRPSGERGATLLMGSKAPIVVGSLLSWVIVPFIKLEPPYKELKELIRKMIEWWDENSKPRERIGEVIEIKGMRSFLEAIGVPPSPAQVKWPRKDPFIFFKDEDFEKVYKKGKY
- a CDS encoding putative toxin-antitoxin system toxin component, PIN family yields the protein MKVVLDTNVYISAMLFAGKCEEILKLVSQGLFDIVVSKEILSKIRSVLREKFHWMDKQAAEAIRYIRGIAIIVNPEITLSIVNEDPADNKIIECAVASNASYIITGDRNHLLPIKEYEGVKILSPAEFLRL
- a CDS encoding transglutaminase domain-containing protein, with translation MVISGRKLFHAAIVLFWIAVMALLIYRHAPIKGMGIAAHTVLPESAQRWMGAYLKGQKIGYTSSSLYRDVDGYSAYEEIHLRLNVLGTEQDIRTKTYVSISPELKVRSFRFSMNSGKGIEIKGKFTGKTLNLDIETAGNKTAQTMELAEEPQMSLTILPYLIKEGFKSGASFKFPVFDPATMGIQDMLIEIAGREKITISGKEVTAFKIRGDLQGIRLLMWVDENGNELREESPIGFTLISESKEEATRAVINAPDIIQQASVPFNLTLPPRVSYLKIRLRGIDYKGLELTAGGQTLNGNILNIVKEDISSLKPAALPVSGMEPFLTATPLIQSEDPRIIKLAREIAGSEKNSLKAARLLYEWVFNNIEKTPSITIPSAVDVLNAKKGDCNELTTIYVALARAIGLPSKMLIGIVYRQGAFYYHAWPEVFVGKWIAIDPTLGEFPVDAKYIRLISGDPGKQLVIARVINNISLEGIEYR
- a CDS encoding cobyrinate a,c-diamide synthase, with translation MSKFFIPRVVISALRGSSGKTILSLSLAALFRRQGLKVTPFKKGPDYIDAGWLAKAAGGPCFNLDLFMMPRQKVLQSFLSHTADTDIAVIEGNRGLYDGVDSEGTYSTAGLAKLLNAPVILIIDCTKATSTVSAIVLGCQKLDPLVNVRGVVLNNIANKRQELLIRKAISRNCRIPVLGAIPKLKEEPFPERHMGLVPFQEHSAVKKSISRLAEIGSKYLDLNAIWKIAKSAKPIKTGFKGSRVQGFKGWGLGISEGNKANPQTLTPKPYLRIGIIRDSAFQFYYPENFEELERRGVKLIEISAIKEKKLLDIDALYIGGGFPETHAIALAGNTAFKKSLCSAVENGLPVYAECGGLMYLGKSIIMGNKTYPMAGVLPVVFGMEKKPQAHGYTIIEVKKENPFFPKGCSLKGHEFHYSKVLELNGAKASMVFRMRRGHGIKDGKDGLCYKNVLATYTHLHALGSKEWVDGFIECAAKFRITHRR
- a CDS encoding ribbon-helix-helix protein, CopG family, whose amino-acid sequence is MRTTKVMTLSIPPEMLKEVDKLTKEEKRTKSELFREALRKYINDKRWQQIRQWGMKTAQGSGLSTEEDVDKLIHAYRRKSN
- the dsrB gene encoding dissimilatory-type sulfite reductase subunit beta, whose translation is MSLPQRKTDIGPPHYEQFLPPVIKKNLGKWKYHEVLNPGLMVHVAEGGDKIWTVRVASPRILSTDTIREISDIADKFCGGYLRFTSRNNVEFLISDEKNVEPIQKELKAKGYTIGGIGPRISNVVHTQGWVHCHSACTDASGLVKAMMDELYEYFTTKELPNKVRLAVACCVNMCGAVHCSDIALVALHTKVPPIDHERVGKICEIPTVIASCPTRAISPDPAKKSVKINEEKCMYCGNCFTVCPAIDIHNPESDGVAIVVGGKIGSLRSAPKFSKLAIPFFYNEPPRWPKIIAAVKNILETYAKHARKHERVGEWIDRIGWEKFFKLTGIEFTFQHIDDFTFMRETMRSTPAFKW